The sequence GATGGAGAGTTAAATTAATCATTATGACCAAACTAACGATTGAAATTCCTGACCAACTGGCTGAACAACTTAACGACTACTTAAAAGCCCATCCAGAGGAAAGTATAGCCGAATTACTGGATGAAGCCCTGCAAATTAAACTCACGCCAAAAGACAGTAGCAAACTTCTCTCTTTAGCGGGTATTGTTACCGATGCGCCTAGAGGTGCAGCCGATCGCGCCGAGGATTTTGAAGATTGAAGAAAATTGTACTAGATGCGGGTCCACTGATTGGTTTATTTTATGCCAAAGATACCTATCACAATGATTGTGTGCGGGGATTTGAGCAATTAACGCAACAAAAGACCATTTTACTCACACCAATTCCGATTCTTTTTGAGGTGTATAAATGGTTACTACAACTCACCCAGCCCGCGATCGCGCATAGTACCTTAAAAGTCATGCAGGAAAGTCTTTATTTACTACCTTTAGAACAACCTGATTTTGAAGAAATACAAGATATGGTGACTAAACTTCCGCAATGGCAAGGGTCTCTAGAAGATGCTACAGTTGTCTTTACCGCATTACGGTATCATAGCCCAGTTTGGACATACAACTTCCGAGATTTTAGCATTTTCAAAACTCTAGAATTTTGGACTCCTGAGCCTAAATAAATTGTAACTAAAATGAAACAAAAGGAGATATGATCGCGCTTAAAAGTATTAATCTTAGTTTTTCAAATTGAGCAAGTTTATCGCGGACTGGTTTTAACGCCAGAGTCTTAAGTTATGAAAGAGGTCAATATGTCTATGTTAGAAAAACTGATTATATTTTTTGTCTGTAAAACCAAAGGATACATCACCAAAACCCAATTAGTTAAGTTTTTATATCTTGCAGATTTGTCGGCGGTGAAGTGGACAGAAAAACAGCTAACTGATCTCAAATGGCGTTATTACCAATACGGACCTTGGAATGAAGAGATTGATCGCGCTTTAGATCAGTTGAGTCAAGATGAAGTCTTAAAAATCGTTCAACAGGGAAATGGTGTTTTCATTCAACCGAGTGTAAACTGTCCTGAAATGAAAGACTTACAATTTTCCAAAGGGTTAGAATTGATGTTAAGAAATATTCAGAAAGAATGGGCGGGTCTGAGTGCAGACAAAATGAGTGCTTTACTCAAATATGTTTATCAAACCGAGCCGATGATTTCTGCTCAAGCGAAACATTCCCCAGAAGAAAAAGCCCCTTTGAATCTTCATTTAGAACATGAAAAAGTAAGAGAAGAGTTAGGGGTATAGAATGGCGGGACAGCGACCCAGACAGGGATGGATTTATATGATTAATCCTTATCGTGTTTCTTTACGTTGTCGGCGAGGTCATCAATATTTTTATGATTTAGAAGCACCTGGGGAACTTATTTGTAAGCGTTCAGGTTGTAATCTTTCCATTAACTCCAGTCGAGTCTTACGAGGAGAACATCCTTATTTGATTTGGACAAATGATCAGTTTCAAGAGGAAGAGAATTATATTCAAACTTTTACCGCCATTCCTCTTACATCACAAACGACATTCGCAGGTTTATCGACCACCTATCCTATTACAAAAACCAAACAGAATGGACTAGAAAAAACATCTTATGCGTTGGTGCATCAAATTTGTACGGTTGACGGGAATTGTTTCAAAGATAGTCAGGGAGATTGGTTAGTTCGGATGGGTGAATTGAGTAAAGAGGATAAAGAAGAAATTGAGGAGACTTTGATTTATTACCTTAATATTAATACTAATCCCGATGAGGATTGGTTGCGAGATAATGCGTCTCCTGAATTGGTCAAACAGATTTTTGGCTTTTTGCAGGGGGAAGAAAAAGAATCGACTTTAAATGATTTATTGGATGAAATAGGGGAGAGTTGAATAATGGAAGGTCAGGAAGTAAAAGAGGGGTATAAGTTAACAGAAGTTGGGGTTATTCCTGAAGATTGGGAAATTAAAAAAATATCAGAAATAGCAGAAGTAAAAGGAGGAAGACGACTACCGAAAGGTAAATCACTTATAGACAAAAAAACTCAACATCCTTATATTAAAGTTTCAGATATGTTTGAGGGAGGAATTTTATTAGATCATATCAAGTACGTTCCTAATGAAATTTTTCCTTTGATTAAAAATTACCGTATTTATCAAGATGATTTATTTATTTCAGTTGCAGGTACATTAGGAATAGTAGGAAAAATTCCCACCGAACTAAATGGTGCTAACTTAACGGAAAATGCTGATCGATTGACTAATATAAAATGTAATAAAGATTTTTTATTATACCAATTACTTTCTTCTAGAATACAAACCTATATTGAATCTGTAAAAACAGTTGGCGCTCAACCTAAATTAGCACTAAGTAGAATAGAAGAGTTTAAAATTCCTTTACCTCCTACTAAAAAAGAACAAGAAAAGATCGCGCAGGTGTTGAGTGATGTAGATAGCGCGATCGCGCACCTCGATAAACTCATCCACAAAAAGCGTAACCTCAAGCAGGGAACAATGCAACAACTGCTGACAGGAAAAAAACGCCTCCCTGGTTTTTGTGGTGAATGGGAAGTTAAGAAATTGGGAGATTTAGTAGAAGTAGTAATGGGGCAATCTCCTGATTCTAAAACATATAATACTGAGGAAAAAGGAGTTCCTTTAATTCAAGGAAATGCGGATATTAGTAATCGAAAAACTATTAAAAGAGTTTGGACTAGCCAAGTTACAAAATTATGTAATCAAGGCGATGTTATTATGACAGTTCGCGCGCCCATTGGTGCAATAGGTATTGCTTCTTATGATTCATGTCTTGGAAGAGGTGCGTGTTCATTCAAAGCTAAAAATATTAATAAACTATATTTTTTCTATTTAATGATATTTAAGGAAGCTACTTGGGAAACCATTGGTCAAGGAAGTACATTTACGGCTGTTAATTCAAATGATATTTTTAACTTTCCTTTATTTGTAGCTAATTCACTACCAGAACAAAAACAGATCGCGCAAATCCTAACAGATATGGATGCAGAAATCGAAGCCTTAGAAAAAAAGCGAGACAAATATAAAGCCATCAAACAAGGAATGATGCAAGAACTCCTCACAGGAAAAACCCGACTCATCCCAAAAAGCTAAAAGTTAAAGGCAATACACAGAACCATAGTCTGTACATAAATGTCTGGAGAGCGTGTAACATGATAACTGACAAGCTAGAAAGTACCTCTTTCTTTTTTAGCCGTCAGTACGAAGGAGGGGAAGCAACAACCATGTCTATCAGCACCTTACCTCATTCACAGGAATTAACTGACCTTCTCGGAGAGTGGGGAAATCTTCCTGTTGATTCCATACCCAATCGTGGAGAATCAGATTTTCCCTGCGATACCAATCAAGCTGACTTACATCATCGTAATCGGGAGTTAGTCCAACGTTTATGTCAACTCTCTAATCTCATTGCTTATATTGCTTCCCAAATCTCCAAAAAACCCTCTAATTTTACAAAAGAAGAACTGAATCAACTTTCCAATCTCGCTTCAGATCAATTGGAAATCACCTCATATTCTCTAGTTGAAGTTGACGAAAAACTGTCATGGTTAGACCCCACCGCCAACGAATCCTATAAAAACTTATCTCTTTTTCAAAAAACCTTAATCCATTTAGAAACCGTAACAGAAAACCTGATTCGTGTGGTGACTCAAGCAGAAATAAATCAATTTCAGTCTCAACAGCAATCAGCATACAGTAAAATCTCCTTAGATCAAATTCAGGAAGCTAGACAGAAACTAACTTAGAATCAATTCTTACTAATTGATTGATAGCAGTTCTAAATCTTATGTAAAAAGTTAATGAACCGTTCCCCCCTTTCAAAGGGGGGCTAGGGGGGATTAATTTACAATTCTTTCTTATGGGATTGCTATATTATTCCATGAGCCTAAAATCCTTTCAAAGGGGGGCTAGGGGGGATTAATTTACAATTCTTTCTTATGGGATTGCTATATTATTCCATGAGCCTAAAATCCTTTCAAAGGGGGGCTAAGGGGGATTAATTTACAATTCTTACTAATTAATTTATTATTCCATGAGGCTAAAATGGTAGAGTAAACTCGCTACCTTAGCCAATAATGAATTGTGCAATCCTATTAGATAGCGGACCACTGGGGAAGTTTGTCCATCAAAGAAACACCTATCAAGAACAAATTTCTCTATTAAATAACTTTGCAAAAGCAGAAGGAATTAGCATCTTAGTCCCAGAAATTATTGAAATTGAATTAAAAGAAGAACTCTTAAAACGAGATTTCATTAAAAGCATTTCTAAACTGAATAAATTCAAACGACAAGATAGAATCATTCCCCTCAATGACAGCGATCGCAGTTTATCCATCGTCATAGAAGAAGACTTAAAATCGCAGGGTCAGCAATTCGCCTCAACCATCCCCAGTAATGACGGGATTTTAGTCGCACAAGCCATCAATCTTAAATTATCAGGTCAATACAAGCGGGTTATAATTCTCACAGAGAATACCAAAGATATTCTTACTTTGTCTAATAAGCAAATCACAGTTTGGGATTACTCCGAGGTTATTTCTAAACTAACTCACGACCTTGAGATTGATTTAGTAAACCTCGTTAATATCCTCCCTCCTAACTCCTAGCGAAAAACCAGTTTCTCATGTCAGAAGTCGGAAGTAAAGAACGGATCACCCAAAACCGCATCATCAAACTTTTCCAGCATCATCTCCATTACAATTATTTAGGAAACTGGAAAGACCGCAAAAACAACCGTAACCTCGAACCCGACTATCTCCATCCCTTCCTGAAACAACAAGGTTACAGCGACACCTTAATCAAAAAAGCGATCGCGCAATTCAATAAAACCGTCACCAACCAAAATCAAACCCTCTACGAACTCAACAAAACCGTCTATAGCAGTCTCCGTTATGGCGTAAAAATCAAACCCGAAATTGGCGCAAATACCGAAACCGTCTGGTTAATTGATTGGAATCACCCCGAAAACAATCACTTTGGAATTGCAGAAGAAGTCACCATCAAAGGAGAAAACAAAAAACGTCCCGATATTGTTCTCTACATCAACGGAATCGCATTAGGAATTTTAGAACTCAAACGCAGCACCGTCAGCGTCTCCGAAGGAATTCGTCAAAACCTAGACAATCAACAATCCCACTTTATCCAACCCTTCTTTGCCACAATACAACTCATTATGGCAGGAAATGATACCCAAGGACTACGTTACGGAACCATTGAAACCCCCGAAAAATATTATCTCACTTGGAAAGAAGACAGCGACATCGAAAACCCCCTAGAGCGTAGTTTATCCCAACTTTGTACAAAAGAGCGATTATTAGAAATCATCCACGACTTCATCGTCTTCGACAAAGGAAAGAAAAAACTCTGTCGCCATAACCAATACTTCGGCGTAAAAAACGCCCAAAATTATATTAAAAACCGAGAAGGGGGAATCATATGGCATACTCAAGGCAGTGGCAAAAGCCTAACCATGGTTTGGCTAGCCAAATGGATACGAGAATATAATCCCAACGCTCGTATTTTAATCGTGACAGATCGCGACGAACTCGACAAACAAGTCGAAAGCGTTTTCTCAGGAGTCGAAGAACAAATCACCAGCACCCAAAGCGGAAAAGACTTAATAAATAAACTCAATCAAACCACCCCCTCCCTGATGTGTTCACTGATTCATAAATTTGGACGCAATCAGAAAGCTGATTATGACAATTATATTGAAGAATTAAAAAGCAATCTTCCCCCAGACTTCCAAGCAAAAGGAGAGATTTACGTCTTTGTTGATGAATGTCATCGCACTCAATCAGGGAAACTCCACCAAGCCATGAAAGAAATTTTACCCCATACGTTATTCATTGGCTTTACAGGAACACCTCTCCTAAAAAAGGATAAACAAAAAAGCATCGAAGTCTTTGGAAAATACATCCACACCTATAAATTTGATGAAGCTGCTGGGGATAAAGTTGTATTAGATTTACGCTATGAAGCCCGTCAAGTGAATCAACAAATTACCTCCCCACATAAAATAGATCAATGGTTTGACATCCAAACGCAAGGCTTAACCGAACACGCTAAAACCGAACTCAAAAAACGCTGGGGAACAATGCAAAAACTCCTCAGTTCTAAATCCAGACTAGAAAAAATTGTCGCTGATATTATCTTCGATTTCGCCACAAAAGATCGTCTCAAAAGTGGACGCGGGAACGCCATGTTAGTCGCTGGAAGCATTTATGAAGCCTGTAAATATTATGAACTGTTTCAAAATCAAGGTTTTACCAAATGCGCCATTATTACTTCTTATGAACCTTCCGCCAAAGATATCAAAGGGGAAACCACAGGAGAAGATGAACGCACAGAAAAACTGAGACAATATGAAATCTATAATAGAATGCTGGGAGGAAAAGACCCTGCAAAATTTGAAGACGAGGTGAAAGAACAATTTGTGAAAAACCCCGCACAAATGAAGCTGTTAATTGTCGTAGATAAACTATTAACAGGCTTTGATGCGCCTTCAGCCACTTATCTTTATATTGATAAAACCATGCGAGATCATGGACTCTTCCAAGCCATTTGTCGCGTGAACCGTTTAGACGGAGAAGATAAAGAATATGGCTATATTATCGACTATCAAGACCTCTTTAAGAGTTTAGAAAAATCCATTACTGATTATACCAGCGAAGCCTTAGAAAACTTCGATCGCGCTGATATTAAAGACTTACTCAGCGATCGCCTTGAAACCGCAAAAGATCGTCTTAAAGAAATGCTAGAACAAATTAGGATTTTATGTGAACCCGTCGCACCCCCCAAAGACACCCCCGCCTATATCCGTTACTTTTGTGGTTCGCACGAACCCAACCAAGACCAGCTAAAAGCCAACGAACACAAACGCCATGATCTCTACAAATATACCGCCTCTCTAGTTCGTGCTTATGCCAATCTCGCCAACGACATGATAAAAGTTGGTTACACCCCCCAAGACGCATCCCAAATCAAAGCCAAAGTCAAACACTACGAACAAGCCCGTCAAGCCGTCAAACTCGCCAGTGGCGACTATATCGACCTCAAAAGCTACGAACCCGCCATGCGCCATTTAATTGATACCTACATCGGCGCAGAAGACAGCGCAAAAATTACCGCCCTCGATGACCTCACCCTAGTCCAATTAATCGTCCAACGGGGAAAAGAAGCCCTTGATTATCTTCCCCAAGGAATCAAAGAAAACCCCGAAGCCGTCGCTGAAACCATCGAAAACAACCTGAGAAAAATTATAACCGACGAACAACCCACCAACCCCAAATATTACGAACAAATGTCCGAACTTTTGGAACAATTAATCGAAGACAGAAAACAAGAAGCCCAAGACTACGAAACCTATCTGAAACAAATAACCGAACTCAGCAAACAAGTCATCCAACCGAATCAGTCTTCCAACTATCCAGCCCCATTAGACACCGCAGCCAAACGCGCCCTTTATGACAATTTAGACCAAGACGAAGCCCTTGCTTTAGCCATTGACCAAGCCATCAAAACCACAAAAAAAGACGGCTGGCGAGGGAATAGAATAAAAGAGCGTCAAGTCAGAAGAGCAATTAAACAACATATCGACAACGAAGACACCCTCAATCGAATCTTTGAACTAGCGAAAAAACAAAACGACTATTAAAATGCACCAAATTGAAATTGGCGACCTGACCATCAACGTCACCCGCAAAAAAATCAAAAACCTGCATTTAGCCGTTCATCCTCCCGACGGAGAAATTCGCATTTCCGCACCCTTACATCTTGATGATGAATCCGTGCGCTTGTTCGCCATTTCCCGACTCAATTGGATTAAGAAAAACCAAGCTAAAATTATCGCCCAACCCCGCCAGTCGCAACGGAAACTGGTGTCTGGAGAAAGCCATTATTTTCAAGGACAGCGTTATTTATTAAACGTTATCTATCGCGATCGCGCCCCCGAAGTTAAAATTAGAAATAAAACCTATATTGATCTGTACGTCAGGGAAGGAAGCAGCGAAGAAAAACGGCGAGAAATATTAAGAAACTGGTATCGCCAACACTTAAAAACCGAACTTCCCAAACTAATTGAGAAATGGGAAAAAATCATGGAAGTGGAAGTCAAAGATTGGGGAATCAAACGAATGAAAACCAAATGGGGAACCTGTAACATTCAAGCGCAACGCATCTGGTTAAACTTAGAACTTGCCAAAAAACCACCCTCCTGTTTAGAGTACGTGGTAGTCCATGAAATGACACATTTTTTTGAACGATATCATAACCAAAACTTTCGCAAATTAATGGATCAGTTTCTACCCAACTGGCGAAGCTGTCGCGAGGAATTAAATCAGACTCCCATTGAAACTGATTGTTAGAAAATTCTGTAATTACTTCAAATGTTGGTTATTCATTTAATGATAAGAATCCTTTTTACTCCAATCCCCAATTTCAAATTAATAGTGAAAAGATTAAGATTAATCAATAATATGAGTCAATAAACTTATTTTAGTGTCAAAATTTTCTAATTGGTTACTAGGATCGTTAGTAAAAGAACAACTGACGGCTCTCGCAATAAAGTTGTTAGTGTAAATTAATTTTTTCTTACTAGATATTGAATCTTTTACTTTCTCAGTCTTGCCGTAAAATATACCAACTTTCTCAACTAAGTGTTTAGTAATTCCAATTTGACCTTCATATTCTCCAAAGGATAGAAGCAAAGATTTGTCAAGTCCTCGCGATTGAGCCATATCTCTAAAATCCGTTTGACATTGACGGAAGTCTGCTTCTAGAACTAATGTGATAGGGATATTATTTTCTGCAAATCCCAGTTCTTCTGCATCAGGACTTTCTAGTAATTCTTTGACTGCGCGTTTTCTATGCTGTCCATCAGTAATTTCTAGTTTGACACTTTGATCAAGGATAGCTAAACAAATACCACGCCCTAAATCAATGATTTCTAGCTTTTCTGGGTTAACATTAGCAGTGAGAGTCCCTAGTATCCAAGGTTTATCTTGTTGAATTCTTTTGATAATGTAATCTTTAACTTCCTGAGCGTGTCCTTTAATTTCTGGGCGATTTTTACCCGAATCTGGATCATTATTACTGGATGGCTTTTCTTGAAGCAGGGTAGATATCTGATTGGCTGGAACGTTAATTTGGATCATGTCCCGCTTCCCTTGTTCAAAGCGCAGACCAATGTAACATTTTTTACGATGGTATTGAGCGAGCAAGGAACTGAGAACTTGATTTAATTGCTCTGTTGCTGAAGATAAGTGGGAATGACTATCAAACATCTTTATCTAATTTTGATCACTAGTTTTATATAATAGCAGTTAATTTAAAGCTGTGAAAGGAACTGAAACATTAAGAAGTAAAAAATATGGTTAATAACCAAAAATCAATTTTTCCACCACGTACTGCTGCTGAATTGGTAGAAGATGTTGAAATCCTAACTCAGGAGATTCAACAACTCTATCTTCTCGATGAAATACCTTGGGTTATTGGCTATAGTGGGGGTAAGGATTCAAGTACAGTTTTACAACTAATCTGGAATGCGATCGCTGCTCTACCAGTTGAAAAAAGACATAAAACAATTCACATCATTACTACTGATACTTTAGTTGAAAATCCTATCGTTTCTACTTGGGTTCGCAAGTCTTTAGAAAAACTAGATGAAACAGCTAAAATTAAAGACCTTCCTATTCAGCCTCATCTACTTCATCCCTCTATTCAACAAACTTTCTGGGTATGTTTAATTGGTAGAGGATACCCAGCACCTCGTCAAGGTTTCCGTTGGTGTACTGATCGAATGAAGATCCAACCAGTAAATCACTTTATCAGAGAAACGATAAGAGCTAGTGGAGAAGTTATTGTTGTTTTAGGAAGTCGTAAAACAGAAAGTATTACTCGTAGAAGAACAATCAATAAACATCAAGAGAAAAAAACACGGGAACATTTAACTCCTAATAGTCGCTTACCCAATTCTTTAATTTATTCTCCCATTGAAGATTGGCAAACTAATGAAGTCTGGATGTATTTAATGCAATGGGAAAATCCTTGGGGAGGCGATAATAAAGACTTACTTTCTATGTATCAAGGCGCAACTGCAGATAATGAATGTCCATTAGTGGTTGATACTTCTACGCCGAGTTGTGGTGACTCCCGCTTTGGCTGTTGGGTTTGCACAATGGTCAGTAAAGATAAATCAATGGAGGCAATGATTCAAAATGACGAAGAAAAAGAATGGATGCAACCGTTGTTAGATATTCGTAATGAATTAGATGTTGAAAATGATCATGATCGCCGAGATTTTCGCCGTATTTATGGCAAGGTTGAACTTTTTGAACGCAATACAGGGGATGGAGAAACCTCGATTAAACCAATACCTGGCCCTTATACTAAATATTGGCGAGAATATTGGTTAAGACGAGTTTTAGAAGCCCAAGTGGAAGTGCGAAAAAATGCCCCTTCAGGTATGGAAGATATTACTTTAATTCAAGCAGAAGAATTAAGTGAA comes from Halothece sp. PCC 7418 and encodes:
- the dndC gene encoding DNA phosphorothioation system sulfurtransferase DndC — protein: MVNNQKSIFPPRTAAELVEDVEILTQEIQQLYLLDEIPWVIGYSGGKDSSTVLQLIWNAIAALPVEKRHKTIHIITTDTLVENPIVSTWVRKSLEKLDETAKIKDLPIQPHLLHPSIQQTFWVCLIGRGYPAPRQGFRWCTDRMKIQPVNHFIRETIRASGEVIVVLGSRKTESITRRRTINKHQEKKTREHLTPNSRLPNSLIYSPIEDWQTNEVWMYLMQWENPWGGDNKDLLSMYQGATADNECPLVVDTSTPSCGDSRFGCWVCTMVSKDKSMEAMIQNDEEKEWMQPLLDIRNELDVENDHDRRDFRRIYGKVELFERNTGDGETSIKPIPGPYTKYWREYWLRRVLEAQVEVRKNAPSGMEDITLIQAEELSEIRRIWLEEKHEFDDSLPRIYQEVTGETFRDNRLGATNHVLGSDEWGVLEELCEDEMHLELMAKLLDTERQYHTKSRRSGIYQSLEKCFETSSRSKEEAIENAHLKRDLKTAVEEKDAEKVKQLTWANIKFSGQNSDQ
- a CDS encoding type I restriction endonuclease subunit R, whose product is MSEVGSKERITQNRIIKLFQHHLHYNYLGNWKDRKNNRNLEPDYLHPFLKQQGYSDTLIKKAIAQFNKTVTNQNQTLYELNKTVYSSLRYGVKIKPEIGANTETVWLIDWNHPENNHFGIAEEVTIKGENKKRPDIVLYINGIALGILELKRSTVSVSEGIRQNLDNQQSHFIQPFFATIQLIMAGNDTQGLRYGTIETPEKYYLTWKEDSDIENPLERSLSQLCTKERLLEIIHDFIVFDKGKKKLCRHNQYFGVKNAQNYIKNREGGIIWHTQGSGKSLTMVWLAKWIREYNPNARILIVTDRDELDKQVESVFSGVEEQITSTQSGKDLINKLNQTTPSLMCSLIHKFGRNQKADYDNYIEELKSNLPPDFQAKGEIYVFVDECHRTQSGKLHQAMKEILPHTLFIGFTGTPLLKKDKQKSIEVFGKYIHTYKFDEAAGDKVVLDLRYEARQVNQQITSPHKIDQWFDIQTQGLTEHAKTELKKRWGTMQKLLSSKSRLEKIVADIIFDFATKDRLKSGRGNAMLVAGSIYEACKYYELFQNQGFTKCAIITSYEPSAKDIKGETTGEDERTEKLRQYEIYNRMLGGKDPAKFEDEVKEQFVKNPAQMKLLIVVDKLLTGFDAPSATYLYIDKTMRDHGLFQAICRVNRLDGEDKEYGYIIDYQDLFKSLEKSITDYTSEALENFDRADIKDLLSDRLETAKDRLKEMLEQIRILCEPVAPPKDTPAYIRYFCGSHEPNQDQLKANEHKRHDLYKYTASLVRAYANLANDMIKVGYTPQDASQIKAKVKHYEQARQAVKLASGDYIDLKSYEPAMRHLIDTYIGAEDSAKITALDDLTLVQLIVQRGKEALDYLPQGIKENPEAVAETIENNLRKIITDEQPTNPKYYEQMSELLEQLIEDRKQEAQDYETYLKQITELSKQVIQPNQSSNYPAPLDTAAKRALYDNLDQDEALALAIDQAIKTTKKDGWRGNRIKERQVRRAIKQHIDNEDTLNRIFELAKKQNDY
- a CDS encoding M48 family metallopeptidase, whose translation is MHQIEIGDLTINVTRKKIKNLHLAVHPPDGEIRISAPLHLDDESVRLFAISRLNWIKKNQAKIIAQPRQSQRKLVSGESHYFQGQRYLLNVIYRDRAPEVKIRNKTYIDLYVREGSSEEKRREILRNWYRQHLKTELPKLIEKWEKIMEVEVKDWGIKRMKTKWGTCNIQAQRIWLNLELAKKPPSCLEYVVVHEMTHFFERYHNQNFRKLMDQFLPNWRSCREELNQTPIETDC
- a CDS encoding type II toxin-antitoxin system VapC family toxin, which gives rise to MKKIVLDAGPLIGLFYAKDTYHNDCVRGFEQLTQQKTILLTPIPILFEVYKWLLQLTQPAIAHSTLKVMQESLYLLPLEQPDFEEIQDMVTKLPQWQGSLEDATVVFTALRYHSPVWTYNFRDFSIFKTLEFWTPEPK
- a CDS encoding restriction endonuclease subunit S, with protein sequence MEGQEVKEGYKLTEVGVIPEDWEIKKISEIAEVKGGRRLPKGKSLIDKKTQHPYIKVSDMFEGGILLDHIKYVPNEIFPLIKNYRIYQDDLFISVAGTLGIVGKIPTELNGANLTENADRLTNIKCNKDFLLYQLLSSRIQTYIESVKTVGAQPKLALSRIEEFKIPLPPTKKEQEKIAQVLSDVDSAIAHLDKLIHKKRNLKQGTMQQLLTGKKRLPGFCGEWEVKKLGDLVEVVMGQSPDSKTYNTEEKGVPLIQGNADISNRKTIKRVWTSQVTKLCNQGDVIMTVRAPIGAIGIASYDSCLGRGACSFKAKNINKLYFFYLMIFKEATWETIGQGSTFTAVNSNDIFNFPLFVANSLPEQKQIAQILTDMDAEIEALEKKRDKYKAIKQGMMQELLTGKTRLIPKS
- a CDS encoding type II toxin-antitoxin system PemK/MazF family toxin, with protein sequence MAGQRPRQGWIYMINPYRVSLRCRRGHQYFYDLEAPGELICKRSGCNLSINSSRVLRGEHPYLIWTNDQFQEEENYIQTFTAIPLTSQTTFAGLSTTYPITKTKQNGLEKTSYALVHQICTVDGNCFKDSQGDWLVRMGELSKEDKEEIEETLIYYLNINTNPDEDWLRDNASPELVKQIFGFLQGEEKESTLNDLLDEIGES
- a CDS encoding DNA sulfur modification protein DndB, which produces MFDSHSHLSSATEQLNQVLSSLLAQYHRKKCYIGLRFEQGKRDMIQINVPANQISTLLQEKPSSNNDPDSGKNRPEIKGHAQEVKDYIIKRIQQDKPWILGTLTANVNPEKLEIIDLGRGICLAILDQSVKLEITDGQHRKRAVKELLESPDAEELGFAENNIPITLVLEADFRQCQTDFRDMAQSRGLDKSLLLSFGEYEGQIGITKHLVEKVGIFYGKTEKVKDSISSKKKLIYTNNFIARAVSCSFTNDPSNQLENFDTKISLLTHIID
- a CDS encoding type II toxin-antitoxin system antitoxin SocA domain-containing protein, translated to MSMLEKLIIFFVCKTKGYITKTQLVKFLYLADLSAVKWTEKQLTDLKWRYYQYGPWNEEIDRALDQLSQDEVLKIVQQGNGVFIQPSVNCPEMKDLQFSKGLELMLRNIQKEWAGLSADKMSALLKYVYQTEPMISAQAKHSPEEKAPLNLHLEHEKVREELGV